From Cydia fagiglandana chromosome 24, ilCydFagi1.1, whole genome shotgun sequence, a single genomic window includes:
- the LOC134676274 gene encoding zinc finger protein 239-like codes for MSLEDIECVRVKAEPPWDTEQPQNAQAGHTSTVKAEPESESEDAGLHLKLEVKEEIEIEIGHEVYQQSEVPLECPGQTQHEEAAQPDSQFSILRKTLIHGKNADENPYKCNYCNYSSTNKNHVKNHIVTHTGEKPYKCDYCPYICARTGDLNRHMKIHTGDTFKCDYCTYACASKRLLKQHLFTHGDKPYKCKHCSYAANNASNFNNHMLIHTGEKSHQCNYCSYSTSRKTDLTCHIRIHVGLKPYKCDQCGYANAKLGNLRHHMKIHTGDTPHKCEQCDYASAYKSNLKAHMKRVHKKELASSE; via the exons ATGTCGCTGGAGGATATAGAGTGTGTACGGGTGAAGGCGGAGCCCCCATGGGACACAGAGCAGCCCCAGAACGCCCAGGCCGGTCACACAAGTACGGTCAAGGCAGAGCCTGAGTCAGAGAGTGAGGATGCCGGCCTGCACCTCAAACTTGAGGTGAAAGAGGAAATTGAGATAGAAATTGGCCATGAGGTGTATCAGCAGTCCGAAGTGCCATTAGAATGTCCAG GGCAAACTCAACACGAAGAAGCGGCACAACCAGACTCGCAATTTTCAATTCTTAGAAAAACACTTATTCACGGCAAAAATGCAGACGAGAACCCATACAAGTGCAACTATTGCAATTACTCTAGTACCAATAAGAATCATGTAAAAAATCATATTGTGACGCATACTGGAGAGAAACCATACAAGTGTGACTACTGTCCATACATTTGTGCCAGAACTGGTGATTTGAACCGTCACATGAAGATACACACTGGTGACACTTTTAAATGCGACTACTGCACTTACGCTTGCGCAAGTAAGCGTCTCCTAAAACAACATTTATTTACTCACGGTGATAAACCTTACAAATGTAAACACTGCAGTTATGCAGCAAACAATGCCAGTAATTTCAACAATCATATGTTGATACACACAGGCGAGAAATCCCACCAATGCAACTACTGCTCCTACTCCACTTCCCGAAAAACCGATTTAACGTGTCATATCAGAATACACGTTGGTCTAAAGCCTTACAAATGTGATCAGTGTGGTTATGCAAATGCCAAATTAGGTAATTTAAGACATCATATGAAGATACACACGGGTGACACACCTCACAAATGCGAGCAATGTGACTACGCTAGCGCATATAAAAGCAATTTAAAGGCTCATATGAAGAGAGTACATAAAAAGGAGTTAGCCTCGTCTGAATAA